Proteins encoded within one genomic window of Epinephelus lanceolatus isolate andai-2023 chromosome 9, ASM4190304v1, whole genome shotgun sequence:
- the acacb gene encoding acetyl-CoA carboxylase 2 isoform X4 yields MSGLHLVKKGREHRKMDLQRDFTVASPAEFVTRFGGNRVIEKVLIANNGIAAVKCMRSIRRWSYEMFRNERTIRFVVMVTPEDLKANAEYIKMADHYVPVPGGPNNNNYANVELIVDIAKRIPVQAVWAGWGHASENPKLPELLDKAGISFLGPSSKAMWALGDKVASSIVAQSADIPTLPWSGSGLRVGWDEEDQMLGNVISVPSEMYTKGCVLDVDDGLAGAERIGYPVVIKASEGGGGKGIRKVESSEDFPSLFRQVQTEVPGSPIFIMQLAQHARHLEVQILADEYGNAISLFGRDCSIQRRHQKIIEEAPATIAPPSTFEQMERYAVRLAKMVGYVSAGTVEYLFSEDGSFHFLELNPRLQVEHPCTEMIGDVNLPAAQLQIAMGIPLHRIKDIRLLYGEAPWGDTVINFESPECMPSPRGHVIAARITSENPDEGFKPSSGTVQELNFRSSKNVWGYFSVGATGGLHEFADSQFGHCFSWGENREEAISNMVVAMKELSIRGDFRTTVEYLIKLLETESFRNNDIDTGWLDHLIAEKVQAERPDTMLGIVCGALHVADASFRKSMSDFLHSLERGQVLPAASLLNSVSVDLIYEGVKYCLKVARQSPTTYVIMMNGSNVEIDVHRLSDGGLLLSYNGSSHTTYMKEEVDSYRITVGNKTCVFEKEKDPTVLRSPSAGKLLQYLIDDAGHICAGETFAEIEVMKMVMTLSVQQSGCVHFIKRPGAVLEPGCVMARMALDDPSSILRVELNTAILPPQQPLPIVGEKLHQVFHCVLENLVKVMDGYCLEEPFFSSKLKQWVATLMKTLRDPSLPLLELQEIMTSVAGRIPPSVEKDIRKVMAQYASNITSVLCQFPSQRIANILDSHAATLQRKADREVFFMNTQSIVQLVQRYRSGIRGYMKSVVLDLLKRYLQVEMQFQQAHYDKCVIHLREQHKPDMSPVLDYIFSHAQVSKKNILVTMLIDQLCGRDPTLADELMAILNELTQLSKMENSKVALRARQVLIASHLPSYELRHNQVESIFLSAIDMYGHQFCPENLKKLILSETSIFDVLPNFFYHTNQVVCMAALEVYVRRAYIAYELNSIQHHQLQDGTCAVDFQFMLPTSHPNRGSNPTLNRVPVPVSGSSPFKMRRPSSDLCLEGTLSPPCQRMGAMVAFQCFDDFKRDFDEVLSSFAELLLECAPYSDSCSSLYEEDNFKNTRENPIHIINVSIKTADTEDDDALVTAFTAFTQLKRAVLFEYGIRRITFLIAQKREFPKFFTFRARDGFHEDRIYRNLEPALAFQLELNRMRNFDLTAVPCANHKMHLYLGAARVQEGAEVTDYRFFIRAIIRHSDLITKEASFEYLQNEGERLLLEAMDELEVAFSNTSVRTDCNHIFLNFVPTVIMDPSKIEESVRSMVMRYGSRLWKLRVLQAELKINIRLTPTGNAIPIRLFLTNESGYYLDISLYKEVTNPNSGQILFQSYGDKQGPLQGMLINTPYVTKDLLQAKRFQAQTLGTTYVFDFPEMFRQALFKLWGPGDKCPKDVLMCTELVLDPQGRLVQMNRLPGDNDVGMVAFRMKMKTPEYPEGRDIIVICNDITHMIGSFGPQEDELFLKASELARAEGIPRIYIAANSGARIGLAEEIKHMFQVAWIDLADPYKGFKYLYLTPQDYTRISSTNSVHCHHVEEGGESRYIITDIIGQDEGLGVENLRGSGTIAGESSQAYEEIITISMVTCRAIGIGAYLVRLGQRVIQVENSHIILTGAGALNKVLGREVYTSNNQLGGIQIMHNNGVTHTTVTDDFEGVFTILQWLSYMPKNKHSPVPVMSTKDPVDREIEFTPTKAPYDPRWLLAGRPHPTVKGAWQSGFFDHGSFMEIMESWAQTVVVGRARLGGIPLGVIAVETRTVELTVPADPANLDSESKVLQQAGQVWFPDSAFKTAQAISDFNRERLPLMVFANWRGFSGGMKDMYDQILKFGAYIVDALRGFNQPVLVYIPPHAELRGGSWVVIDPTINPLCMELYADRESRGGVLEAEGTVEIKFRRKDLLKAMKRLDSVYASLVELLASPELSDKQCKELESKLKAREEFLAPIYHQVAVQFVDLHDTPGRMQEKGVITDILDWKNVRTFFYWRLRRLLLEQVVKYEILQANKDLSDGHMQSMLRRWFVETEGTVKAYLWDNNQAVVEWLEKHLTNEDGTRSGIRENIKYLKRENTLKHIRSLVQANPDIAMDCIIQMSQNITPSQRANLSHLFATMDSTSTS; encoded by the exons ATGTCTGGTCTTCACTTGGTGAAAAAAGGACGTGAACACAGAAAGATGGATCTGCAGAGGGACTTCACCGTGGCCTCTCCTGCTGAGTTTGTCACCAGATTTGGTGGCAACCGTGTAATTGAAAAA GTGCTGATCGCTAACAACGGCATAGCTGCAGTCAAATGTATGCGTTCTATCCGTCGCTGGTCCTACGAAATGTTTCGCAATGAAAGGACCATCCGTTTTGTCGTCATGGTAACCCCTGAAGACTTGAAAGCTAATGCAG AATACATTAAAATGGCAGACCATTATGTGCCTGTACCCGGTGGGCCCAACAATAACAACTACGCCAATGTAGAGCTGATAGTGGACATTGCTAAAAGAATCCCAGTGCAG GCTGTGTGGGCTGGTTGGGGTCATGCCTCAGAAAATCCCAAACTGCCTGAGCTGCTGGACAAAGCAGGAATATCATTCTTAG GGCCATCCAGTAAGGCCATGTGGGCCCTCGGGGACAAGGTGGCTTCTTCCATTGTGGCTCAGAGTGCTGACATTCCCACTCTACCATGGAGTGGATCAG GTCTGAGAGTGGGCTGGGATGAGGAGGACCAAATGCTGGGCAATGTAATCAGCGTTCCTTCAGAGATGTACACAAAAGGCTGTGTTCTCGATGTAGATGACGGGCTGGCA GGCGCTGAGAGGATTGGTTATCCAGTTGTTATCAAGGCCTCTGAGGGTGGAGGTGGGAAGGGTATCCGGAAAGTAGAAAGTTCTGAGGATTTCCCAAGTCTGTTTAGACAG GTTCAGACGGAGGTACCCGGCTCGCCTATCTTCATCATGCAGCTGGCTCAGCATGCGAGACACCTTGAGGTCCAGATACTGGCTGATGAGTATGGAAACGCCATCTCTCTTTTTGGACGAGACTGCTCCATCCAGAGAAGGCACCAGAAGATCATAGAGGAGGCTCCTGCCACTATAGCTCCTCCCTCAACATTCGAGCAAATGGAGCGG TATGCTGTGCGATTGGCCAAGATGGTGGGCTATGTGAGTGCAGGTACTGTGGAATATCTCTTCTCTGAAGATGGAAGTTTCCATTTCCTGGAGCTGAATCCTCGCTTGCAGGTGGAACATCCCTGTACAGAGATGATTGGAGATGTAAACCTGCCAGCTGCTCAGCTTCAg ATTGCGATGGGGATCCCTCTTCATAGAATAAAGGACATCCGCTTACTTTACGGAGAAGCTCCGTGGGGTGACACCGTCATTAACTTTGAGTCTCCAGAGTGTATGCCAAGTCCAAGAGGGCACGTCATAGCTGCTCGCATCACAAGTGAGAACCCTGATGAG GGGTTCAAGCCGAGTTCTGGCACTGTGCAGGAGCTGAACTTCCGCAGCAGTAAAAACGTCTGGGGTTATTTCAGCGTGGGGGCGACTGGGGGCCTGCATGAATTTGCAGACTCCCAGTTTGGACACTGTTTCTCCTGGGGCGAGAACCGCGAAGAAGCCATTTC GAACATGGTGGTGGCTATGAAGGAGCTGAGCATCAGAGGTGACTTCAGGACTACAGTTGAATACCTCATTAAGTTACTGGAGACAGAAAGCTTCAGAAATAATGACATCGACACTGGCTGGCTGGATCATCTCATTGCAGAGAAAGTGCAG GCGGAGAGACCAGATACCATGCTGGGTATTGTTTGTGGGGCTTTGCATGTTGCTGATGCTAGTTTCCGAAAGAGCATGTCTGACTTCCTACATTCACTGGAGAG AGGCCAGGTACTTCCTGCAGCCAGTCTCCTCAACTCTGTCAGCGTGGACTTAATATATGAAGGAGTCAAGTATTGCCTTAAG GTTGCTCGCCAGTCCCCAACAACTTATGTCATCATGATGAACGGCTCCAATGTTGAGATAGATGTCCACAGGCTGAGTGACGGTGGCCTCCTGCTGTCCTATAACGGCAGCAGCCACACCACCTAcatgaaggaggaagtggacaG CTACCGCATCACTGTTGGCAACAAGACCTGTGTATTTGAGAAGGAGAAGGATCCCACAGTGCTGAGGTCGCCCTCTGCTGGTAAACTGCTGCAGTACCTGATTGATGATGCGGGCCATATTTGTGCAGGAGAGACCTTTGCAGAGATTGAG GTGATGAAGATGGTGATGACATTGAGTGTGCAGCAGTCAGGTTGCGTCCACtttataaagagacctggagcTGTTCTGGAGCCTGGCTGCGTGATGGCACGTATGGCCCTGGATGACCCCAGCAGTATACTTCGG GTGGAGCTTAACACAGCCATACTGCCACCCCAGCAACCACTGCCCATTGTTGGGGAAAAGCTTCACCAGGTGTTTCACTGTGTGCTGGAAAACTTGGTTAAAGTCATGGACGGCTACTGCCTCGAAGAGCCCTTTTTCAGCAGCAAG CTGAAACAGTGGGTGGCTACACTGATGAAGACCTTAAGGGACCCCTCGCTGCCACTGTTGGAACTCCAGGAGATCATGACGAGTGTGGCAGGTCGCATTCCTCCCAGCGTGGAGAAAGATATCCGTAAAGTCATGGCCCAGTACGCGAGCAACATCACATCTGTCCTCTGCCAGTTCCCGAGCCAAAGG ATCGCAAATATCCTAGACAGCCATGCAGCAACCCTGCAGAGGAAGGCTGATCGAGAGGTGTTCTTCATGAACACTCAGAGTATTGTTCAGTTGGTACAGAG GTACCGCAGTGGAATCCGTGGTTACATGAAGTCTGTGGTTCTCGATCTGCTGAAGCGATACCTGCAAGTAGAGATGCAGTTTCAGCAAG CTCACTATGACAAGTGTGTTATCCACCTGAGAGAGCAGCACAAACCTGACATGAGTCCTGTACTGGACTACATCTTCTCTCATGCACAGGTCTCCAAGAAGAACATCCTAGTCACAATGCTCATA GACCAACTGTGTGGAAGGGATCCCACGCTAGCAGATGAGCTGATGGCCATTCTGAATGAGCTCACGCAGCTGAGCAAGATGGAGAACTCGAAGGTGGCCTTGAGAGCCAGACAG GTCTTGATTGCCTCCCATTTACCATCATACGAACTGAGACACAACCAGGTGGAGTCCATCTTTCTGTCAGCCATCGACATGTACGGCCACCAGTTTTGTCCAGAAAACTTGAAG AAACTCATTCTCTCTGAAACTTCCATTTTTGATGTTTTGCCCAATTTCTTCTATCACACCAATCAAGTTGTCTGCATGGCTGCTTTGGAG GTGTATGTGCGCAGAGCTTACATCGCCTATGAGCTGAATAGCATCCAGCATCATCAGCTGCAGGATGGAACATGTGCCGTAGACTTCCAGTTTATGCTGCCAACATCACATCCGAACAG AGGGAGCAACCCTACTCTGAACAG GGTTCCTGTGCCAGTCAGTGGATCGAGCCCTTTTAAAATGAGGCGGCCGAGCAGTGACCTCTGCCTGGAGGGAACGTTGTCTCCACCCTGCCAGCGAATGGGAGCCATGGTGGCTTTCCAGTGTTTTGACGACTTTAAAAG ggaTTTTGATGAAGTTCTCTCCAGTTTTGCAGAACTACTCTTGGAGTGTGCTCCGTACTCAGACTCTTGCTCCAGTCTCTATGAGGAGGACAATTTCAAG AACACGAGGGAGAACCCAATCCACATCATCAATGTGTCCAtaaaaacagcagacacagaagaTGACGACGCCTTGGTTACAGCCTTCACTGCTTTCACCCAGTTAAAG agagctGTCCTCTTTGAGTATGGAATCAGGAGAATCACATTTTTGATTGCACAGAAG AGAGAATTCCCCAAGTTCTTCACTTTCAGAGCCAGAGATGGG TTCCATGAGGATCGTATTTACCGTAATCTGGAGCCAGCCTTAGCGTTCCAACTGGAGCTCAACCGCATGAGGAACTTTGACCTGACAGCCGTTCCCTGTGCCAACCACAAGATGCACCTGTACCTGGGTGCTGCTCGTGTTCAGGAGGGCGCTGAAGTCACAGACTACCGCTTCTTCATCCGAGCTATTATCCGCCACTCAGACCTCATTACAAAG GAAGCCTCATTTGAATACCTTCAAAATGAGGGAGAGCGTCTTCTGTTGGAAGCCATGGATGAGCTGGAGGTTGCCTTCAGTAACACCTCTGTTCGCACAGACTGCAACCACATCTTCCTCAACTTTGTCCCCACTGTCATTATGGATCCCTCTAAA ATAGAGGAGTCTGTTCGCTCCATGGTGATGCGCTACGGCAGCCGGCTTTGGAAGCTGCGGGTCCTGCAGGCTGAGTTGAAGATCAACATCCGTCTGACTCCAACTGGGAATGCCATTCCCATCCGCCTGTTTCTCACTAATGAGTCTGGCTATTACTTGGACATCAGCCTGTACAAGGAGGTCACTAACCCAAATTCTGGACAG ATCTTGTTCCAGTCATATGGCGATAAGCAGGGTCCTTTGCAGGGCATGCTGATCAACACTCCATATGTGACCAAAGACCTGCTGCAGGCCAAGCGCTTTCAGGCTCAAACTCTGGGGACCACATACGTCTTTGATTTCCCTGAGATGTTCAGACAG GCACTGTTTAAGCTCTGGGGTCCAGGGGACAAATGCCCTAAAGACGTGCTGATGTGCACCGAGCTGGTTCTGGACCCTCAAGGTCGACTTGTGCAGATGAACCGCCTGCCTGGAGACAATGAT GTGGGAATGGTTGCCTTCAGGATGAAGATGAAGACTCCAGAGTACCCAGAGGGCAGAGACATCATCGTCATCTGTAATGACATCACTCACATGATCGGTTCATTTGGTCCTCAAGAGGATGAGCTGTTCCTCAAGGCGTCTGAATTGGCTCGTGCTGAGGGCATCCCCCGCATTTACATAGCAGCCAACAGTGGGGCACGCATTGGCCTCGCTGAAGAGATCAAACACATGTTCCAGGTGGCCTGGATTGACCTCGCTGACCCCTATAAG GGTTTCAAGTACCTTTACCTGACACCACAGGACTACACACGTATCAGCTCCACCAACTCTGTTCACTGTCACCATGTAGAGGAAGGTGGAGAGTCAAG GTACATCATCACTGACATCATCGGGCAGGATGAAGGTCTCGGGGTTGAGAACCTGCGAGGTTCTGGCACCATTGCTGGAGAATCCTCTCAGGCCTATGAGGAGATTATTACAATTAGCATG GTGACATGTCGTGCTATTGGAATCGGAGCCTATCTGGTGCGTTTGGGACAGAGAGTGATTCAGGTGGAAAACTCTCACATTATCCTGACTGGAGCAGGAGCTCTTAACAAG GTTTTGGGCAGAGAGGTCTATACCTCCAACAACCAGCTGGGAGGGATCCAGATCATGCACAATAATGGAGTCACGCACACCACTGTGACGGATGACTTTGAGGGCGTCTTCACCATCCTCCAGTGGCTCTCCTATATGCCAAAG AACAAACACTCACCCGTGCCGGTCATGTCAACTAAAGACCCAGTAGACAGAGAGATAGAATTCACCCCTACAAAAGCACCATATGACCCTCGCTGGCTGCTGGCTGGAAGACCTCATCCCA CGGTGAAAGGTGCCTGGCAGAGTGGATTCTTCGACCACGGCTCTTTCATGGAGATCATGGAGTCTTGGGCTCAGACAGTGGTAGTGGGCAGGGCACG ATTAGGAGGAATTCCCCTTGGTGTCATTGCCGTTGAAACACGCACAGTTGAGCTCACAGTCCCAGCAGATCCAGCAAACCTGGATTCAGAATCTAAA GTGCTGCAGCAGGCTGGCCAGGTGTGGTTCCCAGATTCAGCCTTTAAAACAGCTCAGGCCATTTCTGACTTCAACCGTGAACGCCTGCCTCTCATGGTGTTTGCAAACTGGAGGGGCTTCTCTGGTGGAATGAAAG atatgTATGACCAGATACTTAAGTTTGGGGCCTACATTGTGGATGCCCTGCGTGGTTTCAATCAGCCAGTGCTCGTGTACATCCCACCACACGCTGAGCTCAGAGGAGGGTCATGGGTGGTGATAGACCCCACCATCAACCCACTGTGTATGGAGCTCTATGCAGACAGGGAGAGCAG AGGTGGTGTGCTGGAGGCTGAGGGTACAGTGGAGATCAAATTCAGGAGGAAGGACCTGCTGAAGGCCATGAAAAGACTAGATTCAGTCTATGCCAGTCTGGTTGAGCTGCTTG CTTCCCCAGAGCTGTCTGACAAACAGTGCAAAGAGCTGGAGTCAAAGCTCAAAGCCAGGGAGGAATTCCTAGCGCCCATTTACCACCAGGTGGCAGTGCAGTTTGTCGATCTCCACGACACCCCGGGGAGGATGCAGGAAAAGGGTGTCATCACT GATATCTTGGATTGGAAGAATGTGCGGACCTTTTTCTACTGGCGTCTGCGTCGGCTCCTGTTGGAGCAGGTGGTGAAGTATGAGATTCTGCAGGCCAACAAGGACCTCAGTGACGGACACATGCAGTCCATGCTGCGACGCTGGTTTGTTGAAACAGAGGGAACAGTCAAG GCCTACCTCTGGGATAATAACCAAGCAGTAGTTGAGTGGCTTGAGAAGCATTTGACTAACGAGGATGGAACTCGATCAGGCATTCGAGAAAACATCAAGTACCTGAAAAGAGAGAACACTTTGAAACACATCCGCAG CCTTGTGCAGGCCAACCCGGACATAGCCATGGACTGCATCATCCAAATGAGCCAAAACATCACTCCATCCCAAAGGGCCAACCTCTCCCATCTATTCGCAACTATGGACAGCACCAGCACCAGTTGA